A single genomic interval of Phocoena sinus isolate mPhoSin1 chromosome 15, mPhoSin1.pri, whole genome shotgun sequence harbors:
- the SPN gene encoding leukosialin — protein MPVALEMILLLFLFGSVWAQNTSSESPNGTITLQELEPTGSSASLVSNIYETTKFNSMTSNFATTEVPKTDNSTEHKIFPPSSTPYTANEVSSPGTSIAASRGPPVNESIISQKDSAKTLSMPLEISNATSIPAVPVVKSAGFHTTTGETVATSPLETSSGTSGPPVTTATSSLETSDGTSGPPITTAISSLKTSNVTSGPPVIMETSSLKTSKETSGLPVTMATTSLKTPLGTSGSPTFGVKISSPTSSTSSRSSPNSGWETNGTLLVAVLVALLVLIFLMALLLLWRQRQKRKTGVVTLNRGGKHNGVANAWAGVAQVSHEEAATITEGVSGGNNDSGAPQGEGSGQRPTLTTFFGRRKSRQGSVALEELKPGPSPSLKGEEEPLVGSKDEAVETSTSDGPEERDVEAP, from the coding sequence ATGCCTGTTGCTTTGGAAAtgatcctgcttctcttcctctttgggaGCGTCTGGGCCCAAAACACGAGCTCAGAGTCTCCGAATGGCACAATTACTTTGCAGGAGTTGGAACCCACAGGGTCCTCTGCTTCTTTGGTCTCAAATATCTATGAGACCACAAAATTCAACTCAATGACATCTAATTTTGCAACAACCGAGGTCCCTAAGACAGATAACAGTACTGAGCACAAGATCTTCCCGCCTTCCTCAACTCCCTATACAGCCAATGAGGTTTCCTCTCCTGGGACTTCCATTGCTGCCAGCAGGGGCCCTCCTGTAAATGAGTCAATAATCTCCCAGAAAGATTCCGCCAAAACATTATCAATGCCCCTGGAAATCTCTAATGCAACCAGTATACCTGCTGTCCCAGTAGTGAAATCTGCAGGATTCCACACTACGACTGGTGAAACCGTGGCAACTAGCCCTCTGGAGACCTCCAGTGGGACCAGTGGACCCCCTGTCACCACAGCTACTAGCTCTCTGGAGACCTCTGATGGGACCAGTGGACCCCCTATCACCACAGCAATTAGCTCTCTGAAGACCTCCAATGTGACCAGCGGACCCCCTGTCATCATGGAAACTAGCTCTCTAAAGACTTCCAAGGAGACCAGTGGACTTCCTGTCACCATGGCAACTACGTCTCTGAAGACCCCCCTGGGGACCAGTGGCTCCCCCACCTTTGGAGTAAAAATATCCAGCCCAACGTCCTCCACAAGCAGTAGGTCCTCCCCAAATTCAGGTTGGGAGACAAATGGCACCTTGCTGGTAGCTGTGCTTGTGGCCCTGCTGGTGCTCATTTTCCTCATGGCACTACTTCTGCTGTGGCGCCAGCGGCAGAAGCGGAAGACGGGAGTAGTGACACTCAACAGGGGTGGAAAACACAACGGGGTGGCAAATGCCTGGGCTGGGGTAGCCCAGGTGTCTCATGAGGAGGCCGCGACAATAACAGAGGGAGTGTCTGGGGGTAACAATGACTCTGGGGCCCCCCAGGGGGAGGGGTCTGGCCAGCGGCCCACACTTACCACTTTCTTTGGTAGACGGAAGTCTCGCCAGGGCTCCGTGGCGCTGGAGGAGCTGAAGCCTGGGCCATCCCCCAGCCTAAAGGGGGAGGAAGAGCCACTCGTGGGCAGCAAGGATGAGGCTGTGGAGACCTCTACTTCTGATGGGCCAGAAGAGA
- the CD2BP2 gene encoding CD2 antigen cytoplasmic tail-binding protein 2 isoform X2: MPKRKVTFQGVGDEDDEDEISTPKKKLVDPVAGAGGPGSRFKGKHSLDSDEEDDDEGSSKYDILASEDVEGQEAATLPSEGGVRITPFNLQEEMEEGHFDADGNYFLNREAQIRDSWLDNIDWVKIRERPPNQRPPSDSEEEDSLGQTPMSAQALLEGLLELMLPRETVAGALRRLGARGGGKGGSKGPGRPSSPQRLDRLSGLADQMVARGNLGVYQETRERLAMRLKGLGCQTQGPRDPTAPPSLDMFAEEVAEGELETPTPAQRGGKIEGQRRDVVGRGRPLEVPMALLVILDTESPGDGLADVMWEYKWENTGDAELYGPFSSTQMQTWVNEGYFPDGVYCRKLDTPGGQFYNSKRIDFDLYT, encoded by the exons ATGCCAAAGAGGAAAGTGACCTTCCAAGGCGTGGGAGATGAGGATGATGAGGATGAAATTAGTACCCCCAAGAAAAAG TTGGTGGACCCTGTGGCTGGGGCAGGAGGTCCTGGGAGCCGCTTCAAAGGCAAACACTCTTTGGACAGCGATGAGGAGGATGATGATGAAGGGTCCAGCAAATATGACATTCTGGCCTCAGAAGATGTAGAAG GTCAGGAAGCAGCCACACTCCCCAGTGAGGGAGGTGTGAGGATCACACCCTTCAACCTGCaggaagagatggaggaaggCCACTTTGATGCTGATGGCAACTATTTCCTGAACCGGGAAGCTCAGATCCGAGACAGCTGGCTGGACAACATTGATTGG GTAAAGATCAGGGAGCGGCCGCCCAATCAGCGGCCGCCGTCAGACTCAGAGGAGGAGGACAGCTTGGGCCAGACGCCAATGAGTGCCCAAGCCCTCCTGGAGGGCCTTCTGGAGCTGATGTTGCCCAGAGAGACAGTGGCTGGGGCACTGAGGCGCCTGGGAGCCCGAGGAGGAGGCAAAGGGGGCAGCAAGGGGCCTGGGCGGCCCAGTTCCCCCCAGCGCCTGGACCGGCTCTCCGGGTTGGCTGACCAGATGGTGGCTCGGGGCAACCTTGGAGTGTATCAGGAGACAAGGGAGCGATTGGCCATGCGGCTGAAGGGGTTGGGGTGCCAGACCCAGGGACCCCGTGACCCCACAGCCCCACCCTCCCTGGACATGTTTGCTGAGGAAGTGGCGGAGGGGGAGCTGGAGACCCCAACCCCTGCCCAGAGAGGAGGTAAGATTGAAGGGCAGAGGAGGGATGTTGTGGGCAGGGGCAGGCCCCTTGAGGTCCCGATGGCTCTGCTTGTTATTTTAGACACAGAGTCGCCCGGAGATGGTCTGGCCGATGTGATGTGGGAATATAAGTGGGAGAACACAGGGGATGCTGAGCTGTATGGACCATTCTCCAGCACCCAGATGCAG ACCTGGGTGAATGAAGGCTATTTCCCGGACGGTGTGTATTGCCGGAAGCTGGACACCCCCGGCGGACAGTTCTACAATTCCAAACGGATTGATTTTGACCTCTACACCTGA
- the CD2BP2 gene encoding CD2 antigen cytoplasmic tail-binding protein 2 isoform X1 codes for MPKRKVTFQGVGDEDDEDEISTPKKKLVDPVAGAGGPGSRFKGKHSLDSDEEDDDEGSSKYDILASEDVEGQEAATLPSEGGVRITPFNLQEEMEEGHFDADGNYFLNREAQIRDSWLDNIDWVKIRERPPNQRPPSDSEEEDSLGQTPMSAQALLEGLLELMLPRETVAGALRRLGARGGGKGGSKGPGRPSSPQRLDRLSGLADQMVARGNLGVYQETRERLAMRLKGLGCQTQGPRDPTAPPSLDMFAEEVAEGELETPTPAQRGDTESPGDGLADVMWEYKWENTGDAELYGPFSSTQMQVKSFLLHFASSLPPLTPLVLPQLCPLFLQTWVNEGYFPDGVYCRKLDTPGGQFYNSKRIDFDLYT; via the exons ATGCCAAAGAGGAAAGTGACCTTCCAAGGCGTGGGAGATGAGGATGATGAGGATGAAATTAGTACCCCCAAGAAAAAG TTGGTGGACCCTGTGGCTGGGGCAGGAGGTCCTGGGAGCCGCTTCAAAGGCAAACACTCTTTGGACAGCGATGAGGAGGATGATGATGAAGGGTCCAGCAAATATGACATTCTGGCCTCAGAAGATGTAGAAG GTCAGGAAGCAGCCACACTCCCCAGTGAGGGAGGTGTGAGGATCACACCCTTCAACCTGCaggaagagatggaggaaggCCACTTTGATGCTGATGGCAACTATTTCCTGAACCGGGAAGCTCAGATCCGAGACAGCTGGCTGGACAACATTGATTGG GTAAAGATCAGGGAGCGGCCGCCCAATCAGCGGCCGCCGTCAGACTCAGAGGAGGAGGACAGCTTGGGCCAGACGCCAATGAGTGCCCAAGCCCTCCTGGAGGGCCTTCTGGAGCTGATGTTGCCCAGAGAGACAGTGGCTGGGGCACTGAGGCGCCTGGGAGCCCGAGGAGGAGGCAAAGGGGGCAGCAAGGGGCCTGGGCGGCCCAGTTCCCCCCAGCGCCTGGACCGGCTCTCCGGGTTGGCTGACCAGATGGTGGCTCGGGGCAACCTTGGAGTGTATCAGGAGACAAGGGAGCGATTGGCCATGCGGCTGAAGGGGTTGGGGTGCCAGACCCAGGGACCCCGTGACCCCACAGCCCCACCCTCCCTGGACATGTTTGCTGAGGAAGTGGCGGAGGGGGAGCTGGAGACCCCAACCCCTGCCCAGAGAGGAG ACACAGAGTCGCCCGGAGATGGTCTGGCCGATGTGATGTGGGAATATAAGTGGGAGAACACAGGGGATGCTGAGCTGTATGGACCATTCTCCAGCACCCAGATGCAGGTAAAATCCTTTCTTCTTCACtttgcctcttctctccctcccctcaccccattagtcctcccccagctctgccctctctTCTTGCAGACCTGGGTGAATGAAGGCTATTTCCCGGACGGTGTGTATTGCCGGAAGCTGGACACCCCCGGCGGACAGTTCTACAATTCCAAACGGATTGATTTTGACCTCTACACCTGA
- the CD2BP2 gene encoding CD2 antigen cytoplasmic tail-binding protein 2 isoform X3: MPKRKVTFQGVGDEDDEDEISTPKKKLVDPVAGAGGPGSRFKGKHSLDSDEEDDDEGSSKYDILASEDVEGQEAATLPSEGGVRITPFNLQEEMEEGHFDADGNYFLNREAQIRDSWLDNIDWVKIRERPPNQRPPSDSEEEDSLGQTPMSAQALLEGLLELMLPRETVAGALRRLGARGGGKGGSKGPGRPSSPQRLDRLSGLADQMVARGNLGVYQETRERLAMRLKGLGCQTQGPRDPTAPPSLDMFAEEVAEGELETPTPAQRGDTESPGDGLADVMWEYKWENTGDAELYGPFSSTQMQLCPLFLQTWVNEGYFPDGVYCRKLDTPGGQFYNSKRIDFDLYT; encoded by the exons ATGCCAAAGAGGAAAGTGACCTTCCAAGGCGTGGGAGATGAGGATGATGAGGATGAAATTAGTACCCCCAAGAAAAAG TTGGTGGACCCTGTGGCTGGGGCAGGAGGTCCTGGGAGCCGCTTCAAAGGCAAACACTCTTTGGACAGCGATGAGGAGGATGATGATGAAGGGTCCAGCAAATATGACATTCTGGCCTCAGAAGATGTAGAAG GTCAGGAAGCAGCCACACTCCCCAGTGAGGGAGGTGTGAGGATCACACCCTTCAACCTGCaggaagagatggaggaaggCCACTTTGATGCTGATGGCAACTATTTCCTGAACCGGGAAGCTCAGATCCGAGACAGCTGGCTGGACAACATTGATTGG GTAAAGATCAGGGAGCGGCCGCCCAATCAGCGGCCGCCGTCAGACTCAGAGGAGGAGGACAGCTTGGGCCAGACGCCAATGAGTGCCCAAGCCCTCCTGGAGGGCCTTCTGGAGCTGATGTTGCCCAGAGAGACAGTGGCTGGGGCACTGAGGCGCCTGGGAGCCCGAGGAGGAGGCAAAGGGGGCAGCAAGGGGCCTGGGCGGCCCAGTTCCCCCCAGCGCCTGGACCGGCTCTCCGGGTTGGCTGACCAGATGGTGGCTCGGGGCAACCTTGGAGTGTATCAGGAGACAAGGGAGCGATTGGCCATGCGGCTGAAGGGGTTGGGGTGCCAGACCCAGGGACCCCGTGACCCCACAGCCCCACCCTCCCTGGACATGTTTGCTGAGGAAGTGGCGGAGGGGGAGCTGGAGACCCCAACCCCTGCCCAGAGAGGAG ACACAGAGTCGCCCGGAGATGGTCTGGCCGATGTGATGTGGGAATATAAGTGGGAGAACACAGGGGATGCTGAGCTGTATGGACCATTCTCCAGCACCCAGATGCAG ctctgccctctctTCTTGCAGACCTGGGTGAATGAAGGCTATTTCCCGGACGGTGTGTATTGCCGGAAGCTGGACACCCCCGGCGGACAGTTCTACAATTCCAAACGGATTGATTTTGACCTCTACACCTGA
- the CD2BP2 gene encoding CD2 antigen cytoplasmic tail-binding protein 2 isoform X4: MPKRKVTFQGVGDEDDEDEISTPKKKLVDPVAGAGGPGSRFKGKHSLDSDEEDDDEGSSKYDILASEDVEGQEAATLPSEGGVRITPFNLQEEMEEGHFDADGNYFLNREAQIRDSWLDNIDWVKIRERPPNQRPPSDSEEEDSLGQTPMSAQALLEGLLELMLPRETVAGALRRLGARGGGKGGSKGPGRPSSPQRLDRLSGLADQMVARGNLGVYQETRERLAMRLKGLGCQTQGPRDPTAPPSLDMFAEEVAEGELETPTPAQRGDTESPGDGLADVMWEYKWENTGDAELYGPFSSTQMQTWVNEGYFPDGVYCRKLDTPGGQFYNSKRIDFDLYT; encoded by the exons ATGCCAAAGAGGAAAGTGACCTTCCAAGGCGTGGGAGATGAGGATGATGAGGATGAAATTAGTACCCCCAAGAAAAAG TTGGTGGACCCTGTGGCTGGGGCAGGAGGTCCTGGGAGCCGCTTCAAAGGCAAACACTCTTTGGACAGCGATGAGGAGGATGATGATGAAGGGTCCAGCAAATATGACATTCTGGCCTCAGAAGATGTAGAAG GTCAGGAAGCAGCCACACTCCCCAGTGAGGGAGGTGTGAGGATCACACCCTTCAACCTGCaggaagagatggaggaaggCCACTTTGATGCTGATGGCAACTATTTCCTGAACCGGGAAGCTCAGATCCGAGACAGCTGGCTGGACAACATTGATTGG GTAAAGATCAGGGAGCGGCCGCCCAATCAGCGGCCGCCGTCAGACTCAGAGGAGGAGGACAGCTTGGGCCAGACGCCAATGAGTGCCCAAGCCCTCCTGGAGGGCCTTCTGGAGCTGATGTTGCCCAGAGAGACAGTGGCTGGGGCACTGAGGCGCCTGGGAGCCCGAGGAGGAGGCAAAGGGGGCAGCAAGGGGCCTGGGCGGCCCAGTTCCCCCCAGCGCCTGGACCGGCTCTCCGGGTTGGCTGACCAGATGGTGGCTCGGGGCAACCTTGGAGTGTATCAGGAGACAAGGGAGCGATTGGCCATGCGGCTGAAGGGGTTGGGGTGCCAGACCCAGGGACCCCGTGACCCCACAGCCCCACCCTCCCTGGACATGTTTGCTGAGGAAGTGGCGGAGGGGGAGCTGGAGACCCCAACCCCTGCCCAGAGAGGAG ACACAGAGTCGCCCGGAGATGGTCTGGCCGATGTGATGTGGGAATATAAGTGGGAGAACACAGGGGATGCTGAGCTGTATGGACCATTCTCCAGCACCCAGATGCAG ACCTGGGTGAATGAAGGCTATTTCCCGGACGGTGTGTATTGCCGGAAGCTGGACACCCCCGGCGGACAGTTCTACAATTCCAAACGGATTGATTTTGACCTCTACACCTGA